A stretch of Paraburkholderia phenazinium DNA encodes these proteins:
- a CDS encoding putative bifunctional diguanylate cyclase/phosphodiesterase, which translates to MKLTKLLKSVREIASIPRDNPDLLIAQYRAFTFQMPLMYVVLMINTWGLATTHMHVAPHWLTVDIPVIMTVISVVRLIGWLRRSRQEASHEIALEALSRTQRLAPFIALAFTLWAFGLFPYGDPYEKAHVAFYMAITVIGVIFCMMHLRPAAFTVAFIVNGSFVIFFALSGTLVFVAIAVNTALVSAAMLAILLVHYRDFTGMVSARAENFRLANIDSLTGLANRRAFFSYLDFAYARAKSDGTPLAVGIIDLDGFKLVNDIYGHATGDKLLQIIGTRLVEACPENYYVARLGGDEFSIVASNFGDTVELVANGELICSAIRAAASLGDITLQIGGSIGFSVFPDMASDTTQLFANADYALYHGKRSSRGKVTLFSTDHDAKIRYEAKIEQALQHANLEDELTVVFQPIVDVSNRSTIGFEALARWGSPTLGAITPAQFIPVAERTGMIERITKTLLKKALAHALLWPSTIRLSFNLSAHDLSSPDTVLDIITQIGKSGFDPARLDLEITETAFIRDFAQVRRATETLRALGCGISLDDFGTGFSSLTHLHALPLTKIKVDRSFVTDLNTNPTSYKIVKSLLALSRDMNLDCIIEGIETRDELAILKTLGGLMVQGYLYSRPIQASEVVNFLEQPLMVA; encoded by the coding sequence ATGAAGCTCACGAAACTCCTGAAATCCGTTAGAGAAATTGCGAGCATCCCGCGAGACAATCCGGATCTGCTGATCGCCCAGTACCGGGCTTTCACGTTCCAGATGCCGCTCATGTATGTGGTCCTGATGATCAATACATGGGGGCTCGCGACGACGCACATGCACGTGGCGCCGCATTGGCTGACCGTCGACATACCCGTCATCATGACTGTGATTTCGGTGGTGCGGCTGATCGGCTGGCTGCGTCGCTCGCGGCAGGAAGCAAGCCATGAGATTGCGTTAGAAGCACTCTCCCGTACCCAACGGCTCGCGCCCTTTATTGCTCTCGCTTTCACGCTGTGGGCGTTCGGGCTCTTCCCTTACGGCGATCCATATGAAAAGGCTCACGTAGCCTTTTATATGGCCATCACCGTGATTGGCGTGATTTTTTGCATGATGCATTTGCGGCCGGCTGCCTTCACGGTTGCATTCATCGTCAACGGCTCCTTTGTTATTTTCTTCGCTCTCTCGGGGACGCTGGTCTTTGTCGCGATCGCCGTCAACACGGCGCTTGTTTCCGCGGCGATGCTCGCCATACTGCTGGTTCACTATCGTGACTTTACCGGCATGGTCAGTGCGCGCGCGGAGAATTTCCGGCTGGCCAATATCGATAGCCTGACGGGACTGGCCAACCGTCGCGCGTTCTTTTCGTACCTCGATTTCGCCTATGCGCGAGCGAAATCCGATGGAACGCCTCTTGCCGTCGGCATTATCGACCTGGATGGTTTCAAGCTCGTCAACGACATCTACGGCCATGCCACCGGCGACAAACTGCTGCAGATCATTGGAACGCGCCTCGTCGAGGCATGTCCGGAAAATTACTATGTCGCGAGACTGGGCGGGGATGAGTTCTCGATCGTGGCGTCGAACTTTGGCGACACAGTCGAACTGGTCGCGAATGGCGAATTGATCTGTTCTGCTATACGAGCTGCGGCATCGCTCGGCGATATCACGCTGCAAATAGGCGGCTCGATCGGTTTCTCGGTCTTTCCCGATATGGCGAGTGACACGACACAGCTGTTCGCCAACGCCGACTATGCGCTATATCACGGAAAGCGCAGCAGTCGTGGCAAGGTGACGCTGTTCTCCACCGACCACGATGCGAAGATCCGCTACGAAGCCAAGATCGAGCAGGCACTGCAGCACGCCAACCTCGAGGATGAACTGACGGTTGTGTTCCAGCCGATCGTCGACGTTTCGAACCGCTCGACGATTGGATTCGAAGCACTGGCCCGATGGGGCAGCCCCACCCTGGGGGCCATCACGCCGGCGCAGTTCATTCCCGTTGCAGAACGCACCGGAATGATAGAGAGGATCACTAAAACACTACTGAAAAAAGCACTAGCTCACGCGCTGCTTTGGCCTTCGACCATCCGTCTTTCGTTTAACCTGTCCGCCCACGATCTGAGTTCGCCGGACACCGTCCTCGACATCATCACGCAGATCGGCAAGAGCGGCTTCGACCCTGCCCGTCTCGATCTGGAAATAACCGAAACGGCGTTCATTCGTGATTTTGCTCAGGTCCGTCGTGCCACGGAGACGTTGCGGGCTCTCGGTTGTGGTATTTCTCTCGACGACTTTGGAACAGGCTTTTCGAGCCTGACGCACCTTCATGCGTTACCGCTCACCAAGATCAAGGTCGATCGCAGTTTCGTGACAGATCTGAACACGAATCCCACGAGCTACAAGATCGTCAAGTCGCTCCTCGCGCTCAGCCGGGACATGAACCTTGATTGCATTATCGAAGGCATCGAGACGAGAGACGAACTGGCCATACTCAAAACGCTGGGCGGTCTGATGGTTCAGGGCTATCTGTATTCCAGACCCATCCAGGCAAGCGAAGTCGTGAATTTCCTCGAACAACCGCTGATGGTCGCCTAG